Proteins encoded together in one Plasmodium vivax chromosome 6, whole genome shotgun sequence window:
- a CDS encoding citrate synthase, mitochondrial precursor, putative (encoded by transcript PVX_111595A), with translation MITIQGVRSRYTRCNTSRDAMPMGRCGLEALFGRHWEKRKYHEKICTYNREPKVGKEKKGFFSCSNVQMISAVRMKGVKNSHPGVHFSSDSKNESNLYLNNYAKIKKYINSIDNEESVIMTILKEKTYDCIQKTREKLKAIIHTYPNTPISICTPNNVIGGLRNTITLITDTSILEKRKGILFRGRTVDKILKDFPKWDENCEYPMAEAMLWYLLTKEIPAADDLKLFSRELYCRAKKMPSFVFEFIDSIPTFTHPMSQLVSTVSFLESLSLFKIKYSEGILKKDYWKYILEDAVSLIAQIQVVCAYIFKRSFIDNNIKKGEGMNLDIDFDWSANFAKLIGFENDEVKDLLRLYFLLHSDHEGGNASAHVSHLIGSTLGNPYLSFSGCAIALSGPLHGLANQECLKFLLDIKKKLDGKELTYGFIEKYAKDFLNSGRVIPGYGHAVLRVPDPRFLALRNFALAHFPNDPIVQILEMCYKVIPGILSATGKVKNPYPNVDCYSGSLLHHYGIKYPEYYTVLFALSRSIGVMSQLVLSRGLMYPLERPKSVDVHNLKKICERNYVKIEEFE, from the coding sequence ATGATAACAATCCAAGGGGTTAGAAGCCGGTACACACGATGCAACACCAGTCGGGACGCGATGCCGATGGGGAGGTGTGGATTGGAGGCCCTATTCGGGCGTCactgggaaaaaagaaaatatcatgagaaaatatgcacatataataGAGAACCAAAAGtaggaaaggagaaaaaagggtttTTCAGTTGTTCCAATGTTCAAATGATATCGGCTGTGAGAATGAAGGGGGTGAAGAATAGCCACCCCGGTGTGCACTTCTCAAGTGATAGCAAAAACGAATCAAATTTGTACTTAAACAATTatgccaaaataaaaaaatacatcaacAGCATCGATAACGAAGAATCAGTCATTATgaccattttgaaggagaAAACGTATGACTGTATACAGAAGAcgagagaaaaattaaaagcaattATACACACGTACCCAAATACGCCCATCTCGATTTGTACCCCAAATAATGTTATTGGGGGACTGAGGAACACCATTACGTTAATCACCGATACGtctattttggaaaaaaggaaaggaattTTATTTAGAGGGAGAACTgtagataaaattttaaaagactttccaaaatgggatgAAAACTGTGAATACCCCATGGCAGAAGCTATGCTTTGGTATTTATTAACCAAAGAAATACCAGCAGCTGATGACTTGAAGCTTTTCTCAAGGGAGTTATATTGTAGGgctaaaaaaatgccatcaTTCGTCTTCGAATTTATAGATAGCATTCCTACATTTACACATCCAATGAGTCAGCTCGTGTCTACCGTTTCGTTCCTCGAATCTTTGTCCTTATTTAAGATAAAATATTCTGAgggaatattaaaaaaggattacTGGAAATACATTTTGGAAGACGCTGTTTCTTTAATTGCCCAAATTCAAGTTGtctgtgcatatatttttaaaaggtcTTTTAtagataataatataaaaaagggggaagggatGAACCTAGATATTGATTTTGACTGGTCAgctaattttgcaaaattgattGGCTTCGAAAATGACGAAGTAAAAGATTTGTTAAGACTATACTTTCTTCTACATAGTGATcacgaggggggaaatgcaagTGCCCATGTATCTCATTTGATTGGAAGTACCTTGGGAAATCCCTACTTATCTTTTTCTGGATGTGCTATTGCCTTATCAGGACCTTTGCACGGATTAGCCAATCAAGAATGTTTGAAATTCCTGttggatataaaaaaaaaactggatGGTAAAGAACTAACTTACGGATTTATTGAAAAGTATGCCAAAGATTTTCTCAATTCTGGAAGAGTCATCCCTGGGTATGGCCATGCTGTGTTGAGAGTCCCTGATCCTCGTTTCTTGGCCCTTCGAAATTTTGCCTTAGCACATTTTCCAAATGACCCCATAGTACAAATATTAGAAATGTGCTATAAAGTAATACCAGGGATTTTGTCTGCCACTGGGAAGGTCAAAAATCCGTACCCAAATGTCGATTGCTATAGTGGTTCTCTCCTGCACCATTACGGTATTAAGTACCCTGAGTATTACACTGTCCTCTTTGCGCTTTCTAGATCCATCGGGGTAATGTCCCAGTTGGTGCTATCTAGGGGGTTAATGTACCCATTGGAGCGGCCCAAATCGGTGGACGtgcacaatttgaagaaaatatgcGAAAGgaattacgtaaaaattgaGGAATTCGAGTAG
- a CDS encoding kelch domain-containing protein (encoded by transcript PVX_111590A) yields the protein MGKKNKKSKEKQEKIKLKKEKQKLKSLKTKKKKNDNSGNHDVLSDADFETICLYYENLNKKDKYGHINVNTTSNNTFVDCVKPSPRSNCSITFINEEEFLLFGGEYNNNHELLAYNDLFKYNVAKDKWKYYFTTGKKPKPRCSHQAVHFNKKLYIFGGELCTNTQFFHYNDFWAFDLKNNTFEEIECKNKREERPSPRSGHRMILWKSSIIMFGGFFDNGKSVEYFSDLYMYVISSNKWVNLTSIYVDSLFRRLTLEDGANNGNSLNTMNGEKKKKGDKTISQSVKNAFFKNFDLDSYMPSKRSSVSLFTDLKFQRVYIYGGYAQIKNTSRNAIGAYYNDLWVVNISSTGEDNISVNFKKLKKSIFQPSKRIGFSTCIYKNSLILFGGVFDKVEKNNTNKATAQSTTPNGHNNTTGKAAPLEESLNMQSIFFNDLYSFDMNKEHWSYLSLKGNSDVREVNRNGKENKKKRNGELNPGSPSASRSGRQLLPGDQDPLSKCREGRFGTPRDSSSDGYNSSHLTDGDNNDDEYYSNVFVYFDENGNKKTIKIDREDEQSKSGNESNSEKREFHDKSPNGNSHTSNVSKEKGISRKEVIDSHSVFMQCGEAAHASRANVVGDSKRGDKGFEKVCIPNGDHDDDQHNGENPSEGGDAPGECIAADNLSDCDCDSDTDEADKKTKFVINGVEPIGRINSHIFVANKTLHLLGGMYEYKNNEIMLSDHWKINIFKREKWELVHKGNLDDIYVEETDLSSSLSIDDEEKDEKEIENLIISDKIKKMENKIKAESGGFIFDANENLNQFFLRTKEHWLKELNVDEENKRSRKDAFVLCEQKYQVLKKYHRKIHKYREMLLAEECGSSMTEGSSSDLAEESSGS from the coding sequence atggggaagaaaaacaaaaagagcaAAGAGAAGCaagaaaagataaaactgaaaaaagaaaagcaaaagttgAAATCCTTgaaaacgaagaagaaaaaaaacgacaacAGTGGCAACCATGACGTGTTGAGTGATGCAGATTTCGAAACCATATGCCTCTATTacgaaaatttaaataaaaaagataagtatgggcatataaatgtaaacacGACCAGCAACAACACTTTTGTGGACTGCGTTAAGCCCAGCCCCAGATCGAACTGCTCCATCACCTTTATTAACGAAGAGGAGTTCCTCCTATTCGGTGGAGAATACAATAATAACCATGAACTCCTCGCCTACAACGATTTGTTCAAATACAATGTAGCGAAAGATAAATGGAAATACTATTTCACAACAGGGAAGAAGCCCAAACCGAGATGTTCCCACCAAGCGGttcattttaataagaaGTTATATATCTTTGGGGGAGAGCTATGCACGAACACACAGTTTTTCCACTACAACGATTTCTGGGCCTTTGACTTGAAAAATAACACCTTTGAAGAAATAGAAtgcaaaaacaaaagagaaGAGAGACCCTCCCCCAGGAGTGGTCATCGAATGATTTTATGGAAAAGCTCCATAATTATGTTTGGAGGCTTCTTCGATAATGGGAAGTCAGTAGAGTACTTTAGCGACCTATACATGTACGTAATTAGTAGCAACAAGTGGGTGAACCTAACCAGCATATATGTGGACTCCCTCTTTAGGAGGTTAACCCTGGAGGATGGAGCCAACAATGGCAACTCTCTAAACACGATGAacggtgaaaaaaagaaaaagggagacaAAACAATCTCACAAAGTGTGAAGaatgccttttttaaaaacttcgATTTAGATTCGTATATGCCATCTAAAAGGTCCAGCGTTAGTCTTTTCACCGATTTGAAGTTCCAAAGGGTGTACATATATGGAGGGTATGCTCAGATAAAAAACACCTCTAGAAATGCCATCGGGGCCTACTACAATGACTTGTGGGTTGTAAATATAAGCTCCACTGGGGAAGATAACATCTCTGTCAATTTTAAGAAGCTGAAGAAAAGTATCTTTCAACCGTCTAAGAGAATTGGGTTCAGCACATGCATTTACAAAAACTCGCTAATTCTATTTGGAGGAGTTTTTGATAAGGTGGAGAAAAATAACACCAATAAGGCCACAGCGCAGAGTACCACCCCCAATGGGCATAACAATACTACCGGGAAGGCTGCCCCTTTAGAGGAATCACTCAACATGCAGTCCATCTTCTTTAACGATTTGTACTCGTTCGATATGAATAAGGAGCACTGGTCCTACCTCAGTCTGAAGGGAAACAGCGACGTTAGAGAGGTCAACCgaaatggaaaggaaaataaaaaaaaaagaaacggaGAACTCAACCCCGGTTCCCCCTCCGCCAGCAGAAGTGGTAGGCAGCTTCTACCTGGGGATCAAGACCCCTTAAGCAAATGTAGAGAAGGCCGATTTGGCACCCCCAGGGACTCCTCATCGGATGGCTACAATTCCAGTCACCTCACCGATGGGGACAATAATGACGATGAGTACTACTCAAACGTGTTTGTCTATTTTGacgaaaatggaaataaaaaaacgatcAAAATTGACCGGGAAGACGAGCAAAGCAAAAGTGGTAACGAATCAAACAGTGAGAAAAGGGAATTTCACGACAAGTCCCCAAACGGAAACTCCCATACGTCAAACGTGAGTAAAGAAAAGGGCATCTCCAGAAAAGAGGTGATCGACTCTCACTCGGTGTTTATGCAGTGCGGGGAGGCGGCGCACGCGAGCCGCGCGAACGTCGTGGGCGACTCGAAAAGGGGAGACAAAGGGTTCGAAAAAGTCTGCATTCCAAATGGCGATCATGATGATGATCAGCATAATGGGGAAAACCCTTCTGAGGGAGGAGACGCACCAGGAGAGTGCATCGCGGCGGACAACCTAAGCGACTGCGACTGCGACTCCGACACCGACGAGGCAGACAAGAAAACCAAATTCGTAATAAACGGCGTGGAGCCAATCGGCAGAATCAACAGCCACATATTCGTAGCGAACAAAACGCTGCACCTACTGGGTGGAAtgtatgaatataaaaataacgaaataaTGTTAAGTGACCACTggaaaattaacattttcaaaagggaaaaatgggaactgGTACATAAAGGAAATCTGGATGACATTTATGTGGAAGAAACCGATTTGAGCTCTTCCCTCTCGATCGACGATGAAGAGAAggacgaaaaggaaatagagaatttaataatttctgataaaattaaaaaaatggaaaataaaataaaggcaGAAAGTGGAGGCTTCATTTTTGATGCcaatgaaaatttaaatcaATTCTTCCTCAGAACAAAGGAGCACTGGTTGAAAGAGCTAAATGTGGacgaagaaaataaaaggagcAGAAAGGACGCTTTCGTTCTGTGTGAGCAGAAATATCAAGTGCTGAAAAAGTACCACAGGAAAATTCACAAGTATAGGGAAATGCTTTTGGCTGAAGAGTGCGGCTCGAGCATGACTGAGGGGAGCTCCAGCGACTTGGCGGAGGAGTCCTCAGGTAGTTAA
- a CDS encoding phospholipid scramblase 1, putative (encoded by transcript PVX_111580A) — protein sequence MNNQFMNVATKKAVYPSSVVETGGSKPHAGSQLANSQGANSQGVNSQPANSQHAGSQHGHNQHGQNQHGHSQFAPHPNAPNMNYNNPYPNMHNYQHQYPMGPPQQQMHMFTNDWKSILAPLKSCRIKQQFDDREFLADFAMGLKLDFNNKYLVLDASTELLKFTAIESSDCCNRNCLPKMCIPINMKILTYGRELSRPDIVVEKDCSCTMLCLNRPTIKMYDFSNNNNKELIGTIKAPFSCCSYKFDLYDSAMRKIIYMDDTCCQLSILFPCPCGPFKFSNFFLRDAKTHEKVAHLQKEVPFLKFVKRDIDNYTLNFEQVQNPEWKMMLLAFSLFMDYIYYDRK from the coding sequence ATGAATAACCAGTTCATGAATGTTGCTACTAAGAAGGCCGTTTACCCGTCAAGTGTGGTGGAGACGGGGGGAAGCAAGCCGCACGCCGGCAGTCAGTTAGCCAACAGTCAGGGTGCCAACAGTCAGGGTGTTAACAGTCAGCCGGCGAATAGTCAGCATGCGGGTAGCCAACACGGGCACAACCAACATGGGCAAAACCAACACGGGCACAGCCAATTTGCGCCGCACCCCAACGCGCCCAACATGAACTACAACAACCCATACCCAAACATGCACAACTACCAGCACCAGTACCCCATGGGCCCGCCCCAGCAGCAAATGCACATGTTCACGAATGACTGGAAGAGCATCCTGGCCCCCTTAAAAAGTTGTAGAATCAAGCAGCAATTTGATGACAGAGAATTTCTAGCCGATTTTGCCATGGGACTCAAATTAGACTTTAACAATAAGTACCTAGTGCTAGATGCATCCACCGAGCTGCTCAAATTCACAGCCATCGAAAGTTCAGACTGTTGCAATAGGAACTGTTTGCCCAAAATGTGTATTCccataaatatgaaaatattgacCTACGGAAGGGAACTAAGTCGGCCTGACATTGTAGTCGAGAAGGACTGCTCCTGTACCATGTTGTGCTTAAATAGGCCtacaattaaaatgtatgaCTTTTcaaacaataataataaggaGCTCATCGGGACGATAAAAGCTCCCTTCAGTTGTTGCTCATACAAATTTGACTTATACGATTCTGCCATGAGgaagattatatatatggatGACACCTGTTGCCAGCTtagtattttatttccctgtCCATGTGGTCCTTTTAaatttagcaatttttttctgcgagATGCAAAAACTCATGAGAAGGTCGCTCATTTGCAGAAGGAAGTTCCCTTCTTGAAATTCGTGAAGCGGGACATCGACAATTACACGCTCAACTTCGAACAGGTGCAGAACCCCGAGTGGAAGATGATGCTCCTGGCCTTTTCGCTCTTCATGGACTACATATACTACGACAGGAAGTGA